One window of Halopelagius longus genomic DNA carries:
- a CDS encoding L-threonylcarbamoyladenylate synthase, giving the protein MPPTDDTTATDDELDAAAAAVRDGGLVVYPTETVYGLGADATDAEAVERAFEAKDRPREKPLSMAVPDVDAALRYVSATPFEERFMREFLPGPVTVVVERGDELPDELTAGGDRVGVRVPDHAVALELLSRAAPTPVTATSANVSGEPSVTHPDQLADELRAAVAAIVDIGELAPDEGEDERLPSTVVDPGRGVVHRRAALADEVEAWLADHEDERE; this is encoded by the coding sequence ATGCCGCCTACGGACGACACCACGGCTACCGACGATGAACTCGACGCCGCCGCCGCCGCCGTCCGCGACGGGGGACTCGTCGTCTACCCGACGGAGACGGTGTACGGCCTCGGCGCGGACGCGACGGACGCCGAGGCGGTCGAACGCGCCTTCGAGGCGAAGGACCGCCCGCGCGAGAAACCGCTCTCGATGGCCGTCCCGGACGTCGATGCGGCGCTGAGATACGTCTCTGCGACGCCGTTCGAGGAGCGATTCATGCGCGAGTTCCTCCCCGGCCCCGTCACCGTCGTGGTCGAACGCGGCGACGAACTGCCGGACGAACTCACGGCGGGCGGCGACCGGGTCGGCGTCCGCGTCCCGGACCACGCCGTCGCCCTCGAACTCCTTTCCCGCGCCGCGCCGACGCCGGTGACGGCGACGAGTGCGAACGTAAGCGGCGAACCGAGCGTCACCCACCCCGACCAGTTGGCCGACGAACTGCGGGCGGCCGTCGCCGCAATCGTAGATATCGGCGAACTCGCCCCCGACGAAGGCGAGGACGAACGACTCCCGAGCACCGTCGTCGACCCCGGACGGGGCGTCGTCCACCGACGCGCCGCGTTAGCCGACGAGGTGGAGGCGTGGCTGGCCGACCACGAGGACGAACGGGAGTAG
- a CDS encoding CRISPR-associated protein Cas4 codes for MSPESIPFSHLARAAYCPRQLYYAEKYDDHEPPAEVEAVRELAFRYRELREARADELDALPVDASPASYRENLETLAARDDWAELADPTTRDAFLSGRDCHGVAHKLLDVGDGPPVPTVVSPGTPPENGVWTPQRVRAVAAAKALAWEREREIPRALVEYPAHGVVRTVRLTTRNKGAYRRTLWTVRSTEGVPSRVENREKCRECAYRTRCGTKTRSLKTMLGL; via the coding sequence GTGTCACCCGAGTCGATTCCGTTCTCTCACCTCGCCCGCGCGGCGTACTGCCCCCGACAACTGTACTACGCCGAGAAGTACGACGACCACGAACCGCCCGCCGAAGTCGAAGCGGTCCGGGAACTCGCGTTCCGGTACCGCGAACTCCGCGAGGCGCGCGCGGACGAACTCGACGCTCTCCCCGTCGACGCCTCGCCCGCCTCCTACCGCGAGAATCTGGAGACGCTGGCCGCCCGCGACGACTGGGCGGAACTCGCCGACCCGACGACGCGGGACGCGTTCCTCTCGGGGCGGGACTGCCACGGCGTCGCACACAAACTCCTCGACGTCGGGGACGGCCCGCCGGTACCGACCGTCGTCTCGCCGGGGACGCCGCCGGAGAACGGCGTCTGGACGCCCCAACGCGTCCGCGCGGTGGCGGCGGCGAAGGCGCTTGCGTGGGAGCGGGAGCGGGAGATTCCGCGCGCACTCGTGGAGTACCCCGCCCACGGCGTCGTGCGGACGGTTCGGCTCACGACCCGAAACAAGGGCGCGTACCGCCGAACGCTGTGGACCGTCCGTTCGACCGAAGGGGTCCCCTCGCGCGTGGAGAACAGAGAGAAGTGCCGCGAGTGCGCGTACCGAACCCGGTGCGGAACGAAGACCCGGTCGCTGAAGACGATGCTGGGGTTGTGA
- a CDS encoding hemolysin family protein, whose protein sequence is MGLPPLYTYTAAGTTVPGGASTPDAHSFVGTASATASVLQSVLQSAPINDTTVTVAGAVVIVILIGFSGFFSSSEIAMFSLAKHRIDSLVEEELPGAKTVQSLKSNPHRLLVTILVGNNIVNIAMSSIATALVGIYFDAGTAVLLSTFGITTLVLLFGESAPKSYAVENTESWALRIARPLKYCEYVLLPLVVFFDYLTRAINKVTGGRSSIETSYITRDEIQGLIETGEREGVIEEEEREMLDRIFRFNSTIAKEVMTPRLDMNAVSKDATIDEAIETCVQADHERVPVYDGNLDNIIGIVNIRDMVREKFYGEGGGELADIVQPTLHVPESKNVDELLTEIQDNRMQMVIVIDEFGTTEGLITLEDMVEEIVGDILEGDEEEPFEFLDDRTTLVRGEVNIDEVNEVLELDLPEGEEFETLAGFIFNRAGRLVEEGEEIEYDDVTIRIEQVDNTRIMKARITKSETPPEDEQQELESEP, encoded by the coding sequence ATGGGTTTGCCGCCGCTATACACATACACCGCCGCCGGGACTACGGTTCCGGGCGGTGCGAGTACGCCCGACGCCCACTCTTTCGTCGGGACCGCATCGGCTACAGCATCGGTGCTCCAATCGGTGCTGCAGTCAGCCCCCATCAACGATACGACCGTCACCGTCGCCGGGGCGGTCGTCATCGTGATACTCATCGGGTTTTCCGGGTTCTTCTCCTCTTCGGAGATAGCGATGTTCTCGCTGGCGAAGCACCGCATCGATTCGCTGGTGGAGGAGGAACTACCCGGCGCGAAGACGGTGCAGAGTCTCAAGTCTAACCCGCACCGACTGCTCGTCACCATCCTCGTCGGGAACAACATCGTCAACATCGCCATGTCCTCCATCGCGACGGCGCTAGTCGGTATCTACTTCGACGCCGGCACCGCGGTTCTCCTCTCGACGTTCGGCATCACGACGCTCGTGTTGCTGTTCGGCGAGAGCGCCCCCAAATCCTACGCGGTCGAGAACACCGAATCGTGGGCCCTCCGAATCGCCCGCCCCCTGAAGTACTGCGAGTACGTCCTCCTCCCCCTCGTCGTCTTCTTCGACTACCTCACCCGCGCGATAAACAAGGTGACCGGCGGTCGGTCGTCCATCGAGACGTCGTACATCACCCGCGACGAGATACAGGGCCTCATCGAGACGGGCGAACGCGAGGGGGTCATAGAGGAGGAGGAACGCGAGATGCTCGACCGCATCTTCCGCTTTAACTCCACCATCGCCAAGGAGGTGATGACGCCGCGTCTCGACATGAACGCCGTCTCGAAGGACGCGACCATCGACGAGGCCATCGAGACGTGCGTGCAGGCGGACCACGAACGGGTCCCCGTCTACGACGGTAACCTCGACAACATCATCGGCATCGTCAACATCCGCGACATGGTCCGCGAGAAGTTCTACGGCGAGGGCGGGGGCGAACTCGCGGACATCGTCCAACCGACGCTCCACGTCCCCGAGTCGAAGAACGTCGACGAACTGCTGACGGAGATTCAGGACAACCGGATGCAGATGGTCATCGTCATCGACGAGTTCGGGACCACCGAGGGCCTCATCACCCTCGAAGACATGGTCGAGGAGATCGTCGGCGACATCCTCGAAGGCGACGAGGAGGAGCCGTTCGAGTTCCTCGACGACCGGACGACGCTGGTCCGCGGCGAGGTCAACATCGACGAGGTCAACGAGGTGCTCGAACTCGACCTGCCGGAGGGCGAGGAGTTCGAGACGCTGGCGGGCTTCATCTTCAACCGCGCGGGCCGTCTGGTCGAGGAGGGCGAGGAGATCGAGTACGACGACGTCACCATCCGCATCGAGCAGGTGGACAACACCCGCATCATGAAGGCTCGAATCACCAAATCGGAGACGCCGCCGGAGGACGAACAGCAGGAGTTAGAGAGCGAACCGTAG
- a CDS encoding cupin domain-containing protein — MSDADSTPDADGTSDADPVVKRASEVTYEEVDAAEGMSKGVLLDDSDGAPNFAVRRFVLEPGASVPKHTNEVEHEQYVLSGRYTVGIEGEEYEVAAGDSLLIPSGAVHWYRNDAEEEGSFLCAVPNGDDSIELVEE, encoded by the coding sequence ATGAGCGACGCAGACTCGACGCCCGACGCCGACGGCACGTCGGACGCCGACCCGGTCGTGAAGCGAGCCTCCGAGGTGACCTACGAGGAGGTGGACGCCGCCGAGGGGATGTCGAAGGGCGTCTTGCTGGACGACTCCGACGGCGCGCCGAACTTCGCCGTGCGACGGTTCGTCCTCGAACCCGGCGCGTCCGTCCCGAAGCACACGAACGAGGTGGAACACGAACAGTACGTCCTCTCCGGGCGGTACACCGTCGGCATCGAGGGCGAGGAGTACGAGGTGGCGGCGGGCGACTCGCTTCTCATCCCGTCGGGCGCGGTGCACTGGTACCGAAACGACGCCGAGGAGGAGGGGTCGTTCCTCTGTGCGGTGCCGAACGGAGACGACAGCATCGAACTCGTCGAGGAGTGA
- a CDS encoding DEAD/DEAH box helicase: MSQQVGRVDTLFLHQTGENYLVVVERDGERVFRAVLELKETNAGPRPAKFRVKRGSSDDPRDPSQFVELARRASRIRISQQTAPSAREELKEMLDGYQLEAVAVRTCRYCASSGRYSPITEETAIKADRDHICPDCAKRELERELDFSGAGSLTGAAQDRLEDLLLETKDLDRIENLLKGGLDPDLTRFDTVSATTDDIDLVSTSTLDLHPKLQNLTEDRFDTLLPVQSLSVDNGLFEGRDQLVVSATATGKTLVGELAGIDRALKGEGKLLFLVPLVALANQKHEDFEDRYGDLVDVTIRVGASRINDDGNRFDPGADVIVGTYEGIDHALRTGKDLGDIGTVVIDEVHTLKEGERGHRLDGMISRLKYYCENRAKRRDSYGGAQWVYLSATVGNPEVLARSLEATLIEFEERPVPIERHVTFADGREKPEIADKLVKREFDTKSSKGYRGQTIIFTNSRRRCHEISRKLQYSSAPYHAGLDYGQRKRVERQFGDQDLAAVVTTAALAAGVDFPASQVVFDSLAMGIEWLSVQEFEQMLGRAGRPDYHDKGKVYVLVEPDCVYHNTMEMTEDEVAFKLLKGEMEDVMTVYDESAAAEETLANIIVAGKRAKRLNDRMLGDVPTKHAVGKLLEWDFIDGFEPTPLGRAVARHFLSPTDAFRILDNIRNGVEPYDIVADMELADEER, from the coding sequence GTGTCTCAACAGGTCGGACGCGTCGACACGCTGTTTCTCCACCAGACCGGCGAGAACTACCTCGTCGTCGTCGAACGCGACGGAGAACGCGTGTTCCGCGCCGTGCTCGAACTGAAGGAGACGAACGCCGGTCCCCGACCCGCGAAGTTCCGCGTCAAGCGCGGGTCCAGCGACGACCCCCGGGACCCGAGTCAGTTCGTCGAACTCGCCCGTCGAGCGTCCCGCATCCGCATCTCCCAGCAGACGGCACCCAGCGCCCGCGAGGAGTTGAAGGAGATGCTCGACGGCTACCAGTTGGAGGCGGTGGCGGTCAGGACGTGCCGATACTGCGCCTCGAGCGGTCGCTACTCGCCCATCACCGAGGAGACGGCAATCAAGGCCGACCGCGACCACATCTGTCCGGACTGCGCGAAGCGCGAACTCGAACGCGAACTCGACTTCTCCGGGGCGGGGTCGCTCACCGGCGCGGCGCAGGACCGCCTCGAAGACCTCCTCTTGGAGACGAAGGACTTAGACCGCATCGAGAACCTGCTGAAGGGCGGGTTAGACCCCGACCTGACGCGCTTCGACACTGTGAGTGCGACGACGGACGACATCGACTTGGTGTCGACGTCCACGCTCGACCTGCACCCGAAACTCCAGAACCTCACCGAGGACCGCTTCGACACCCTGCTGCCGGTGCAGTCGCTCTCCGTCGACAACGGCCTCTTCGAGGGCCGCGACCAACTCGTCGTGAGTGCGACGGCGACGGGGAAGACGCTCGTCGGCGAACTCGCGGGGATAGACAGGGCGCTGAAGGGCGAGGGGAAACTGCTCTTTCTCGTCCCCCTCGTCGCCCTCGCGAACCAGAAGCACGAGGACTTCGAGGACCGGTACGGCGACCTCGTGGACGTGACCATCCGCGTCGGGGCCTCCCGCATCAACGACGACGGCAACCGCTTCGACCCCGGCGCGGACGTCATCGTCGGCACCTACGAGGGCATCGACCACGCCCTCCGGACGGGCAAGGACCTCGGCGACATCGGCACCGTCGTCATCGACGAGGTGCACACGCTGAAAGAGGGCGAACGCGGTCACCGCCTCGACGGGATGATATCCCGGCTCAAATACTACTGCGAGAACCGCGCGAAACGCCGCGACAGTTACGGCGGCGCGCAGTGGGTGTATCTCTCCGCGACGGTCGGGAACCCGGAGGTGTTGGCCCGGAGCCTCGAAGCGACGCTCATCGAGTTCGAGGAGCGTCCGGTGCCGATAGAGCGGCACGTCACGTTCGCCGACGGCAGGGAGAAGCCCGAGATAGCGGACAAACTCGTCAAGCGTGAGTTCGACACGAAGTCCTCGAAGGGCTACCGCGGCCAGACCATCATCTTCACCAACTCCCGGCGGCGGTGCCACGAAATCTCCAGAAAACTGCAGTACTCCTCCGCGCCGTACCACGCCGGCCTCGACTACGGCCAGCGGAAGCGAGTCGAACGCCAGTTCGGCGATCAGGACTTGGCGGCCGTCGTCACGACGGCGGCACTCGCCGCCGGTGTGGACTTCCCCGCCTCGCAGGTGGTGTTCGACTCGCTGGCGATGGGCATCGAGTGGCTCTCCGTCCAGGAGTTCGAGCAGATGCTCGGCCGGGCCGGCCGCCCCGACTACCACGACAAGGGGAAGGTGTACGTCCTCGTCGAACCGGACTGCGTCTACCACAACACGATGGAGATGACCGAAGACGAGGTGGCGTTCAAACTGCTGAAAGGCGAGATGGAGGACGTGATGACCGTCTACGACGAGTCCGCCGCCGCCGAGGAGACGCTTGCGAACATCATCGTCGCCGGGAAGCGAGCCAAACGACTCAACGACCGGATGCTCGGCGACGTGCCGACGAAACACGCCGTCGGCAAACTGCTGGAGTGGGACTTCATCGACGGTTTCGAACCGACGCCGTTGGGGCGGGCGGTGGCCCGGCACTTCCTCTCGCCGACGGACGCGTTCCGCATCCTCGACAACATCCGAAACGGCGTCGAACCGTACGACATCGTCGCCGACATGGAACTGGCCGACGAGGAGCGGTAA
- a CDS encoding redoxin domain-containing protein, with translation MPDFEVVELPEPDAPAVGEDAPDFTRPLVNDEYWQDASLSELTEEGPVLLVFHPADGAFPSTYVWNELRDRGVPEQLTTVGVSISSPYEHKTFLEQRDVDARLFSDPNADVAAKWGIENDLDGMAGVTEHRPAAFVVDEERTVQYKWIAAEWPDFPDYDELEDAVAEHA, from the coding sequence ATGCCCGACTTCGAGGTGGTCGAACTTCCCGAACCGGACGCCCCCGCCGTCGGCGAGGACGCGCCGGACTTCACGCGCCCGTTAGTCAACGACGAGTACTGGCAGGACGCGTCGCTGTCCGAACTGACGGAGGAGGGACCGGTCCTCCTCGTGTTCCACCCCGCCGACGGCGCGTTCCCCTCGACGTACGTCTGGAACGAACTCCGCGACAGGGGGGTCCCCGAACAGTTGACCACCGTCGGCGTCTCCATCTCCTCGCCGTACGAGCACAAGACGTTCTTAGAGCAACGCGACGTGGACGCGCGCCTCTTCTCGGACCCCAACGCCGACGTCGCCGCGAAGTGGGGCATCGAGAACGACTTAGACGGGATGGCCGGCGTCACCGAACACCGCCCCGCGGCGTTCGTCGTGGACGAAGAGCGAACGGTGCAGTACAAGTGGATCGCCGCGGAGTGGCCGGACTTCCCCGACTACGACGAACTCGAAGACGCCGTCGCCGAACACGCCTGA
- a CDS encoding glutathione S-transferase N-terminal domain-containing protein: MAGDNPAITLYRLQACPYCERVVRVLQELDLPYESRFVEPMHSDRNAVKRISGKRTVPAIIDENTGVTMSESANIVEYLEKTYGDGGAA, from the coding sequence ATGGCAGGCGACAACCCGGCGATAACGCTGTATCGCCTGCAGGCGTGCCCCTACTGCGAGCGGGTAGTTCGGGTCCTGCAGGAACTCGACCTTCCGTACGAGTCTCGGTTCGTCGAACCGATGCACTCGGACCGCAACGCGGTCAAGCGCATCTCGGGCAAGCGCACCGTCCCCGCGATAATCGACGAGAACACCGGCGTCACGATGTCGGAGTCGGCGAACATCGTCGAGTACCTCGAAAAGACGTACGGCGACGGGGGTGCGGCCTGA
- a CDS encoding FkbM family methyltransferase, with amino-acid sequence MIDRFARLATILGVHPLAARGYGLAKGVEYRLHGGTYPVEVGGAAAEFHIPTRNEFSDFDTLEERPVLEALLGELRSDDVFYDVGANVGLYACLAADVVEPPVFAFEPHPENADRLAQNVATNGANVSLYRCALAGEEGAAELALALDEVGSAGHSLVGTPGKSGYGRVEVRRRRGDELVESEGLPKPTALKIDVEGAELEVLDGLAETLSRPSCRLVYCEVHPEHLRMAGSSVADVRNRLEAFGFAVEDRSIRSEQPFLRAEK; translated from the coding sequence ATGATTGATAGGTTCGCGCGCTTGGCGACCATTCTCGGCGTCCACCCCCTCGCGGCGCGGGGGTACGGACTCGCCAAGGGCGTAGAGTACCGCCTCCACGGCGGGACGTACCCCGTCGAAGTCGGCGGCGCCGCAGCGGAGTTCCACATCCCGACGCGAAACGAGTTCTCCGACTTCGATACGCTCGAAGAACGGCCGGTTCTCGAAGCACTCCTCGGCGAACTCCGCTCGGACGACGTGTTCTACGACGTGGGCGCGAACGTGGGGTTGTACGCGTGTCTGGCCGCCGACGTGGTCGAACCCCCCGTCTTCGCCTTCGAACCCCACCCCGAGAACGCCGACCGGTTGGCGCAGAACGTCGCCACTAACGGCGCGAACGTCTCGCTGTACCGGTGCGCACTCGCCGGCGAGGAGGGGGCGGCCGAGTTGGCACTCGCGTTGGACGAGGTGGGCTCTGCGGGGCACAGTCTCGTCGGCACGCCCGGAAAGTCCGGGTACGGACGAGTCGAAGTGCGGCGGCGACGCGGCGACGAACTCGTCGAGTCGGAGGGACTGCCGAAACCGACGGCGCTGAAAATCGACGTGGAGGGGGCGGAACTCGAGGTTCTCGACGGATTGGCGGAGACGCTTTCGCGCCCCTCGTGCCGCCTCGTCTACTGCGAAGTCCACCCCGAACACCTCCGGATGGCCGGGTCGTCGGTGGCCGACGTTCGGAACAGATTGGAGGCGTTCGGGTTCGCCGTCGAAGACCGATCGATTCGGTCCGAGCAACCGTTCCTCCGGGCCGAGAAGTGA
- a CDS encoding DUF7859 family protein, with the protein MFARPLQSLVDGFLDFVAGNPVLVGLVVVLLAFVFFMYLFVRRTLTGLRDGFDEGYRGK; encoded by the coding sequence ATGTTCGCCCGTCCGCTACAGAGTCTCGTCGATGGGTTCCTCGACTTCGTCGCGGGGAACCCCGTCCTCGTCGGACTGGTCGTGGTGCTTCTCGCCTTCGTCTTCTTCATGTACCTCTTCGTTCGCCGGACGCTGACCGGCCTCCGCGACGGCTTCGACGAGGGATACCGGGGGAAGTAG
- a CDS encoding SLC13 family permease, whose product MVSIAPGVLVVFAVVVVALVLFVTEPVPVDITAIGVMMALMLVQPFSQVLVGSVLAEPIVFFEDYPADALSGFSSTATLTVLAMFVLSDGVQRTGVIQLVSAKISPFTEDSLFRQLGATIGVVGPISGFINNTAAVAILLPMVTDLAERGGTSPSKLLLPLSYASMFGGMLTLIGTSTNILASELSGRLIGRTFTMFEFTALGALVSVVGAAYLLTIGQWLTPERIKPRADLTEEFEMAEYLTEVVVREDSPLVGQQVQRALVETEFDVDLIQLIREGEVFLEPLGPKEIHAGDVFALRTDRDTLIELLDVEGLDLVPNVTVDEEELEAGEEGQNLVEVVVAPGSFLVGESLVSAGFRQRYDATVLALRRGGETIHRRMDNIPLRVGDTLLVQATTNSIERLDVNRNFIVAQEIERSDYREEKIPVAVGIVAAVVAVAALDILPIVVSALAGALAMIATRCLRPTELYDAVQWDIVFLLAGVIPLGIAMETSGAAALLAEFVVRTGDVLPMIGVLAVFYLVTALLTNLISNNASVVLMIPVAVEAAQTLGSNAFSFILAVTFAASTAFMTPVGYQTNLFVYGPGGYRFTDYLRVGGPLQLIFAVVTTAGIAAFWGL is encoded by the coding sequence GTGGTCTCGATAGCTCCGGGCGTTCTGGTCGTCTTCGCCGTCGTCGTCGTCGCTCTGGTGTTGTTCGTGACGGAGCCCGTCCCCGTCGACATCACCGCCATCGGGGTGATGATGGCGCTGATGCTCGTGCAACCGTTCTCGCAGGTGCTCGTCGGGAGCGTCCTCGCGGAACCCATCGTCTTCTTCGAGGACTACCCGGCGGACGCCCTATCGGGCTTTTCGAGCACCGCGACGCTGACCGTCCTCGCCATGTTCGTCCTGAGCGACGGCGTCCAGCGGACGGGCGTCATCCAACTCGTCAGCGCGAAGATATCCCCGTTCACCGAGGATAGCCTCTTCCGGCAGTTGGGCGCGACCATCGGCGTCGTGGGACCGATATCCGGATTCATCAACAACACCGCCGCCGTCGCCATCCTGCTTCCGATGGTGACCGACCTCGCGGAACGCGGCGGCACGTCGCCGTCGAAACTGCTGCTTCCGCTCTCCTACGCCTCGATGTTCGGCGGGATGCTCACGCTCATCGGCACCTCGACGAACATCCTCGCCTCCGAACTGTCGGGTCGCCTCATCGGGCGGACGTTCACGATGTTCGAGTTCACCGCCCTCGGCGCACTCGTCTCCGTCGTCGGCGCGGCGTACCTGCTGACGATCGGGCAGTGGCTCACACCCGAGCGAATCAAGCCCCGAGCGGACCTGACCGAGGAGTTCGAGATGGCGGAGTACCTCACCGAAGTCGTCGTCCGCGAGGACTCGCCGCTGGTCGGCCAACAGGTCCAGCGCGCCCTCGTGGAGACGGAGTTCGACGTGGACCTCATCCAACTCATCCGCGAGGGCGAGGTGTTCCTCGAACCCCTCGGCCCGAAGGAGATACACGCGGGCGACGTGTTCGCCCTCCGGACGGACCGCGACACGCTCATCGAACTACTGGACGTCGAAGGGTTGGACCTCGTCCCCAACGTCACCGTAGACGAAGAGGAACTCGAAGCGGGCGAGGAGGGACAGAACCTCGTGGAAGTCGTCGTCGCGCCGGGGTCGTTCCTCGTCGGCGAATCGCTCGTCTCCGCGGGGTTCCGTCAGCGCTACGACGCCACCGTCCTCGCCCTCCGTCGGGGCGGGGAGACTATCCACCGGCGGATGGACAACATCCCCCTCCGCGTCGGCGACACCCTCCTCGTGCAGGCGACGACGAACAGCATCGAACGCCTCGACGTGAACCGGAACTTCATCGTCGCTCAAGAGATAGAGCGCAGCGACTACCGCGAGGAGAAGATACCCGTCGCGGTGGGCATCGTCGCCGCCGTCGTCGCCGTCGCCGCCCTCGATATCCTCCCCATCGTCGTCTCCGCACTCGCCGGGGCACTCGCGATGATAGCGACGCGGTGTCTGCGCCCCACCGAACTGTACGACGCCGTCCAGTGGGACATCGTGTTCCTCCTGGCGGGCGTCATCCCCCTCGGCATCGCCATGGAGACGTCCGGCGCGGCGGCGCTTCTCGCGGAGTTCGTCGTTCGGACGGGCGACGTGCTCCCGATGATAGGCGTGCTGGCGGTGTTCTACCTCGTCACCGCCCTGTTGACGAACCTCATCTCGAACAACGCCAGCGTCGTCCTCATGATACCCGTCGCCGTCGAGGCGGCGCAGACGCTCGGGTCGAACGCATTCTCCTTCATCCTCGCGGTGACGTTCGCCGCCTCGACGGCGTTCATGACGCCCGTCGGCTACCAGACGAACCTCTTCGTCTACGGCCCCGGCGGCTACCGCTTCACCGACTACCTCCGCGTCGGCGGCCCGTTACAGCTCATCTTCGCCGTCGTCACGACGGCCGGTATCGCCGCATTCTGGGGGCTGTGA
- a CDS encoding inorganic phosphate transporter, with amino-acid sequence MVATGVLLTLVVASLASLFMAWAIGAGSSGSTPFAPAVGANAISIMRAGFVVGLLGFAGAVLQGANVTQAVGNELVVGSVLTATASIVALATAAALVAVGVFTGYPIATAFTVTGAVVGVGLANGGAPAWEKYQVIVSLWVLTPFVGGGTAYATARLLRSESVSERVAVPVLAGIVGFLVANIRFALLGPADAGGMSLAGYAASFLPTVTVAGIDLGTVGIALLFALLTAAVVSLDMREPAAGQRHFLLFLGGLVAFSAGGSQVGLAIGPLVPLLDAVTIPLVVVLAGGGLGLLAGSWTGAPRMIKALAQDYSSLGPRRSIAAMIPSFAIAQAAVALGVPVSFNEIIVSAIIGSGYAAGGSGVSRDKMLKTVLAWVGSLALAFALSYGVFLAVSSVL; translated from the coding sequence ATGGTGGCTACAGGAGTTCTCCTGACGCTCGTCGTCGCCTCGCTCGCGAGTCTGTTCATGGCGTGGGCCATCGGAGCCGGGTCGTCCGGCTCCACCCCCTTCGCGCCCGCCGTCGGCGCGAACGCCATCTCCATCATGCGCGCCGGGTTCGTCGTCGGCCTCCTCGGGTTCGCTGGTGCGGTGTTGCAGGGCGCGAACGTCACGCAGGCCGTCGGGAACGAACTCGTCGTCGGGTCGGTCCTCACCGCCACCGCCTCGATAGTCGCACTCGCCACCGCGGCGGCACTCGTCGCCGTCGGCGTCTTCACCGGCTACCCCATCGCGACGGCGTTCACCGTCACCGGCGCAGTCGTCGGCGTCGGGTTGGCCAACGGGGGCGCGCCCGCGTGGGAGAAGTATCAGGTCATCGTGAGCCTCTGGGTGCTGACCCCGTTCGTCGGCGGTGGCACCGCCTACGCCACCGCCCGCCTCCTCCGGAGCGAGTCGGTGTCAGAACGGGTCGCCGTCCCCGTGCTGGCGGGCATCGTCGGCTTCCTCGTCGCCAACATCCGCTTTGCGCTCCTCGGCCCGGCGGACGCCGGCGGGATGTCGCTTGCGGGGTACGCCGCGAGTTTCCTCCCGACCGTCACCGTCGCCGGAATCGACCTCGGGACGGTCGGAATCGCCCTGCTGTTCGCGCTCCTCACCGCGGCCGTCGTCTCGCTCGACATGCGGGAACCGGCCGCGGGTCAGCGCCACTTCCTCCTCTTTCTCGGCGGCCTCGTCGCGTTCTCCGCCGGCGGGAGTCAGGTCGGCCTCGCCATCGGACCGCTCGTCCCCCTCTTGGACGCGGTGACGATTCCGCTCGTCGTCGTCCTCGCCGGCGGCGGACTCGGGCTCCTCGCGGGGTCGTGGACCGGCGCGCCGCGGATGATAAAGGCGCTCGCGCAGGACTACTCCTCGCTCGGCCCGCGCCGCTCCATCGCGGCGATGATCCCCTCCTTCGCAATCGCTCAAGCCGCCGTCGCGCTCGGCGTCCCCGTCTCGTTCAACGAGATAATCGTCAGCGCCATCATCGGAAGCGGCTACGCCGCCGGCGGGAGCGGGGTCAGTCGGGACAAGATGCTGAAGACGGTTCTGGCGTGGGTCGGGTCGCTCGCCCTCGCGTTCGCGCTCAGTTACGGCGTGTTCCTCGCCGTCAGTTCGGTCCTCTAA